The Chryseobacterium aureum genome contains a region encoding:
- a CDS encoding GNAT family N-acetyltransferase: MNDIRNEVKIVAYEPQYKQAFKALNEEWIKTFFVMEAGDYKLLDHPEEEILNKEGHIAFALLDGEVVGTCALVKTEDNPLTFELSKMAVSPRAQGKKLGYLLGSTLVEKAKELKAAKVFLVTNSILVPAIKLYEKLGFIHTPIGQAEYDRADVQMELIFNR; encoded by the coding sequence ATGAATGATATCAGGAATGAAGTAAAAATTGTTGCGTATGAGCCTCAGTATAAACAAGCCTTCAAAGCTTTAAATGAAGAATGGATCAAAACATTTTTTGTGATGGAAGCAGGAGATTATAAGTTGCTGGATCATCCGGAAGAGGAAATTTTAAATAAAGAGGGGCACATTGCTTTTGCTTTATTGGATGGAGAAGTTGTAGGAACCTGCGCATTAGTAAAAACAGAAGATAATCCCCTTACTTTTGAGCTTTCAAAGATGGCGGTAAGTCCTAGAGCTCAAGGGAAAAAATTAGGCTATCTGCTGGGAAGTACCCTAGTGGAAAAAGCAAAAGAATTGAAAGCAGCAAAAGTCTTTTTAGTGACCAATTCTATTTTGGTTCCGGCGATTAAGCTTTACGAAAAGCTGGGCTTTATTCATACTCCTATCGGCCAGGCAGAGTATGACCGTGCAGACGTGCAAATGGAGCTGATTTTCAACAGATAA